One part of the Micrococcales bacterium genome encodes these proteins:
- a CDS encoding DUF1298 domain-containing protein produces MWPPAQIARRPRTGASRPRPDPPRRRPAKKPRQETGGEEDPAKKTPAKKPAAKKTPAKKAPARARKQPAPLRGKQATVEAKRLSGWDFATWRMATDDPVMRSTMIGLLVLESSPDWAQLTKRFERATRLAPVLRSRVVEGPIGLQTPRLVVDPNFDLSFHMRRFSMPKGSTWADVLEDARRQSMADFDRDRPLWRATLLEGLPGGRAALIMKLHHAIADGQGAVQLGLALFDFAPEGVELGPMPEAPEPAVLDTTGFLEAVIRNNVGWVARTAEDAIRGLGPLTMEAVKNPGDMISRARRTAGSVMRFTRVPFGPLSPIMQQRSINYHFDTIDMDFAAYRAAAKKRNRSVNDLFLAAISVGMHRYHERMGRPVDELRMNMPISLRSSGDDAANSVTIARFEIPISNVIDDVLEAAAQTVRSWRAEPALRLADNLAEFSRFLPPELLSAAAQTSDLTASNVPGVPVPVWLSGAKIERMYPLVATIGAAINITMLTYAGVASVGISTDDAAVDDRDELVRSLRYGFREVIGHPVIAGNPLTLPTST; encoded by the coding sequence GTGTGGCCACCAGCCCAGATAGCCCGGCGCCCGCGCACGGGAGCAAGTCGGCCCCGGCCAGACCCGCCGCGAAGAAGACCCGCGAAGAAGCCCCGCCAAGAAACCGGCGGCGAAGAAGACCCCGCGAAGAAGACCCCCGCCAAGAAACCGGCGGCGAAGAAGACCCCCGCCAAGAAAGCCCCCGCCAGGGCCCGCAAGCAGCCTGCCCCGCTGCGCGGGAAGCAGGCGACCGTGGAGGCTAAACGCCTTTCCGGGTGGGACTTCGCAACCTGGCGGATGGCCACCGACGACCCGGTGATGCGTTCCACGATGATCGGACTGCTCGTCCTCGAATCCAGCCCCGACTGGGCGCAGCTCACGAAACGCTTCGAGCGCGCCACCCGCTTGGCCCCGGTGCTGCGGTCGCGTGTGGTGGAAGGTCCCATCGGACTGCAGACCCCGCGCCTGGTGGTCGACCCCAACTTCGACCTCTCGTTCCACATGCGCCGATTCAGCATGCCGAAGGGCTCGACCTGGGCCGATGTGCTCGAGGACGCCCGCCGGCAGAGCATGGCCGACTTCGACCGGGATCGCCCGCTCTGGCGGGCCACCTTGCTCGAGGGTCTGCCGGGCGGTCGTGCGGCGCTGATCATGAAGTTGCACCACGCCATCGCCGACGGTCAGGGGGCGGTGCAACTGGGTCTGGCCCTGTTCGACTTCGCTCCGGAGGGTGTGGAACTCGGGCCGATGCCAGAGGCCCCCGAGCCGGCTGTGCTCGACACCACCGGCTTCCTGGAGGCGGTCATCCGCAACAACGTCGGCTGGGTGGCCCGAACCGCCGAGGACGCGATCCGCGGGCTGGGGCCGCTGACGATGGAGGCGGTCAAGAACCCTGGCGACATGATCAGCCGCGCACGGCGCACAGCCGGCTCGGTCATGCGCTTCACGCGGGTGCCCTTCGGCCCGCTGTCGCCGATCATGCAGCAGCGCAGCATCAACTACCACTTCGACACCATCGACATGGACTTCGCGGCGTACCGAGCCGCGGCCAAGAAGCGCAACCGCAGCGTCAACGACCTGTTCCTGGCGGCGATCAGCGTCGGCATGCACCGCTATCACGAACGCATGGGCAGGCCGGTCGACGAGTTGCGCATGAACATGCCCATCTCGCTGCGCAGTAGCGGTGACGACGCGGCCAACTCGGTGACCATCGCCCGCTTCGAGATCCCCATCTCCAACGTCATCGACGACGTGCTGGAGGCCGCGGCGCAGACGGTGCGCAGCTGGCGGGCCGAGCCAGCCCTGCGGCTGGCGGACAACCTCGCCGAGTTCTCGCGGTTCCTGCCCCCGGAGTTGTTGTCGGCAGCCGCTCAGACCTCCGACCTCACCGCCTCCAATGTGCCCGGCGTGCCGGTGCCGGTCTGGCTCAGTGGCGCCAAGATCGAGCGCATGTACCCGCTGGTGGCCACGATCGGGGCGGCGATCAACATCACGATGCTCACCTATGCGGGCGTGGCCAGTGTCGGGATCAGCACCGATGACGCCGCTGTCGACGACCGCGATGAACTGGTGCGCAGCTTGCGCTACGGCTTCCGGGAGGTCATAGGTCACCCGGTCATCGCCGGTAACCCGCTGACGTTGCCGACCAGCACCTGA
- a CDS encoding bifunctional (p)ppGpp synthetase/guanosine-3',5'-bis(diphosphate) 3'-pyrophosphohydrolase, which yields MAAHLHADQNRRSGEPYITHPLAVATILAELGMTPTTLAAALLHDTVEDTGYSLDRLQEDFGDEVARLVDGVTKLDKVTYGEASAAETVRKMVVAMARDIRVLVIKLADRLHNMRTIQWLPEKKQQKKARETLEIYAPLAHRLGMNTIKWELEDLAFATLYPKMYDEIVRLVGQRAPSRDEYLGQVIAEIEDELKAHRIRAKVNGRPKHYYSVYQKMIVRGRDFADIYDLVGVRVLVDSLADCYGVLGLLHAKWNPVPGRFKDYIASPRYGVYRSLHTTVIGPEGKPVEVQIRTQEMHQQAEYGVAAHWRYKQGRSGTDAGPDEFAWLRQLLEWQRETEDPDEFLDSLRYELGTGELFVFTPKGDVISLPAGATPVDFAYSVHTEVGHRTIGARVNGKLVPLESRLDNGDTVEIFTSKTQGQGPSRDWLNFVASPRARSKIRAWFSRERREEAVEHGKDSLLRELRRRSLPMQRLLNTPDLLAIAAYYRMSDVSALYAAIGENRVDAAVVVDRLIAGRGGTEAAADDTEEEIPPPSIRSGPTGDPGVVVVGADDVWVRLSKCCTPVPGDDIVGFVTRGNGVSVHRRDCVNYPELAQQEDRLVEVNWRPSAESVFLVNIQVEALDRARLLSDVTRVLSDHHVNILSASSTTNRDRIAISRFTFEMADPAHLGAVLKGVRSVEGVFDAKRV from the coding sequence ATGGCCGCACACCTGCACGCGGACCAGAACCGGCGCAGCGGCGAGCCCTACATCACGCACCCGCTGGCGGTGGCCACGATCCTCGCCGAACTGGGCATGACCCCCACGACGCTGGCGGCCGCCCTGCTGCACGACACGGTGGAGGACACCGGCTATTCGCTGGACCGGCTGCAGGAGGACTTCGGGGACGAGGTCGCCCGCCTGGTCGACGGCGTCACGAAACTCGACAAGGTCACCTACGGCGAGGCATCGGCGGCGGAGACCGTCCGCAAGATGGTCGTGGCGATGGCCCGCGACATCCGGGTGCTGGTGATCAAACTCGCCGACCGTCTGCACAACATGCGCACAATCCAGTGGCTACCGGAGAAGAAGCAGCAGAAGAAGGCGCGCGAGACCCTCGAGATCTATGCGCCCCTGGCGCACCGCCTGGGCATGAACACCATCAAGTGGGAACTCGAGGACCTGGCCTTCGCCACCTTGTACCCGAAGATGTACGACGAGATCGTGCGCCTGGTGGGCCAGCGCGCGCCGTCCCGCGACGAGTACCTCGGTCAGGTCATCGCCGAGATCGAGGACGAACTGAAGGCCCACCGCATCCGCGCGAAGGTCAACGGCCGGCCGAAGCACTACTACAGCGTCTACCAGAAGATGATCGTGCGGGGCCGCGACTTCGCCGACATCTACGACCTCGTGGGCGTGCGGGTGCTGGTGGATTCCTTGGCGGACTGCTACGGGGTGCTCGGTCTGCTGCACGCGAAGTGGAATCCGGTACCCGGCCGGTTCAAGGACTACATCGCCAGCCCTCGCTACGGGGTCTATCGGTCCCTGCACACCACGGTGATCGGACCGGAGGGCAAGCCCGTCGAGGTGCAGATCCGGACCCAGGAGATGCACCAACAGGCTGAGTACGGGGTGGCGGCGCACTGGCGGTACAAGCAGGGGCGCAGCGGGACCGATGCCGGCCCCGACGAGTTCGCGTGGTTGCGGCAACTGCTCGAGTGGCAGCGTGAGACGGAGGACCCCGACGAGTTCCTCGACAGCCTGCGGTACGAACTGGGCACGGGGGAGTTGTTCGTGTTCACGCCGAAGGGCGATGTCATCTCCCTGCCCGCAGGTGCCACCCCCGTGGACTTCGCCTACTCGGTGCACACCGAAGTGGGGCACCGCACCATCGGTGCGCGGGTGAACGGCAAACTCGTGCCGCTGGAGTCGAGGCTGGACAACGGTGACACCGTCGAGATCTTCACGTCCAAGACGCAGGGACAGGGCCCATCGCGCGACTGGCTGAACTTCGTGGCCTCGCCACGGGCGCGCAGCAAGATCCGTGCGTGGTTCTCCCGCGAGCGCCGCGAGGAGGCCGTCGAGCACGGCAAGGACTCGCTGTTGCGCGAACTGCGCCGGCGGTCGCTACCGATGCAGCGCCTGCTGAACACCCCCGACCTGCTCGCCATCGCGGCGTACTACCGGATGTCCGACGTCAGCGCGCTCTACGCTGCGATCGGCGAGAACCGGGTTGATGCGGCCGTCGTGGTCGATCGCCTCATCGCCGGACGTGGCGGGACCGAGGCCGCGGCTGACGACACCGAGGAGGAGATCCCGCCACCGTCGATCCGCTCCGGACCCACCGGCGACCCCGGCGTCGTCGTGGTCGGTGCCGACGACGTGTGGGTGCGGTTGAGCAAGTGCTGCACGCCCGTGCCCGGCGACGACATCGTGGGGTTCGTCACGCGCGGCAACGGCGTGTCGGTCCACCGCCGGGACTGCGTGAACTACCCCGAACTCGCCCAGCAGGAGGATCGGCTGGTCGAGGTCAACTGGCGTCCCAGCGCTGAGTCGGTGTTCCTCGTCAACATCCAGGTGGAGGCCCTCGACCGCGCGCGCCTACTGTCCGATGTGACACGGGTGTTGTCCGACCACCACGTGAACATCCTGTCGGCCAGTTCCACCACGAACCGCGACCGCATCGCGATCTCCCGCTTCACCTTCGAGATGGCCGACCCCGCCCATCTCGGAGCGGTGCTCAAGGGCGTGCGCAGCGTCGAAGGGGTCTTCGACGCGAAACGCGTCTAG
- the secD gene encoding protein translocase subunit SecD, with protein sequence MAATARPSPWRPLLVLLVIIIGLTVWAFWPGTQSTPRLGLDLQGGTQVILVPKQAEGSAPITNDQLQQTVEIIRQRVNGFGVAEADVAIQGSGGDAAIVVSVPGVNQREIAEQLSQTALLDFRPVSTVVEPSVIDPNTLQPADTTPEKKTKKKNTNKNSADGQATLAETTPSPSTSPSPSPSATDGADQQADTALLPPVEGDNQSDPALEDALLNLDCTSEASRQGGKPDNPDKWIVTCDREGTAKYLLEPAFIKGTSITNATAELAQGGAGWVVNLEFDGEGADSLSEISNRLVSLPAPQNQFGIVLDGLVVSAPYFQDPINDGRAQISGNFTPEEAKSLAQVLKFGALPLTLDIASVETVTPTLGSDYLKVGLIAGALGLALVILYLMFYYRALGLVAVVSLILAAIITFLVFVILGRQLGLALTLAGVAGAIVAIGITADSFVVYFERIRDEIREGRSLRAACDAGWDRARGTILAADFVSLLAALVLYFLSVGAVRGFAFVLGLTTLIDVMVAFLFTRPMVTLLARNRWFTSGHPLTGLDPRRLGVEHIAGQTTSRHADKHADKVEV encoded by the coding sequence GTGGCTGCGACAGCACGACCGAGTCCGTGGCGCCCGCTGCTGGTACTTCTGGTCATCATCATCGGTCTGACCGTGTGGGCTTTCTGGCCCGGTACGCAGAGCACGCCGCGTCTCGGCCTGGACCTGCAGGGCGGCACGCAGGTGATCCTGGTGCCCAAGCAGGCCGAGGGCAGCGCGCCGATCACCAACGACCAGTTGCAGCAGACCGTCGAGATCATCCGTCAGCGCGTGAACGGCTTCGGCGTGGCTGAGGCCGATGTGGCGATCCAGGGCTCGGGTGGCGACGCGGCCATCGTGGTCTCGGTGCCGGGTGTCAACCAGCGCGAGATCGCCGAGCAGCTCAGCCAGACCGCATTGCTCGACTTCCGTCCGGTATCCACTGTGGTGGAGCCCAGCGTCATCGATCCCAACACACTGCAGCCGGCGGACACGACGCCGGAGAAGAAGACCAAGAAGAAGAACACCAACAAGAACTCGGCCGACGGCCAGGCCACTCTGGCCGAGACCACACCCAGCCCCAGCACCAGCCCTTCGCCTAGTCCGAGCGCGACCGACGGTGCCGACCAGCAGGCAGACACTGCGCTGCTCCCGCCGGTCGAGGGCGACAACCAGAGCGACCCCGCGCTGGAGGACGCGCTGCTCAACCTGGACTGCACTAGTGAGGCCAGCCGGCAGGGCGGCAAGCCCGACAACCCGGACAAGTGGATCGTCACGTGCGACCGGGAGGGGACGGCCAAGTACCTGCTGGAGCCCGCCTTCATCAAGGGCACCTCGATCACCAACGCCACCGCCGAACTTGCGCAGGGCGGTGCCGGCTGGGTGGTCAACCTGGAGTTCGACGGTGAAGGCGCCGACTCGCTGTCCGAGATCTCGAACCGGCTGGTGAGCCTGCCGGCACCGCAGAACCAGTTCGGCATCGTGCTGGACGGGCTCGTGGTCTCCGCGCCGTACTTCCAGGACCCCATCAACGACGGCCGCGCTCAGATCAGTGGCAACTTCACCCCGGAGGAGGCCAAGAGCCTCGCCCAGGTGCTGAAATTCGGGGCCCTGCCGCTGACCCTGGACATCGCCTCGGTGGAAACTGTGACCCCGACGCTGGGGTCGGACTACCTCAAGGTCGGCCTGATCGCCGGTGCGCTGGGTCTCGCCCTGGTGATCCTCTACCTGATGTTCTACTACCGTGCGCTGGGTCTGGTGGCCGTGGTGTCGTTGATCCTGGCCGCGATCATCACCTTCCTCGTGTTCGTCATCCTGGGCAGGCAACTGGGGCTGGCGCTCACCCTGGCCGGTGTGGCCGGTGCGATCGTCGCGATCGGCATCACGGCGGACTCCTTCGTCGTGTACTTCGAACGAATACGTGACGAGATCCGTGAAGGACGCAGTCTGCGGGCGGCCTGTGACGCCGGCTGGGACCGCGCCCGGGGCACCATCTTGGCCGCGGACTTCGTGTCGCTGCTGGCGGCCCTCGTCCTGTACTTCCTGTCGGTGGGTGCGGTGCGCGGCTTCGCGTTCGTGCTGGGGCTGACCACGTTGATCGACGTCATGGTCGCCTTCCTGTTCACCCGGCCGATGGTGACGCTGCTGGCACGCAACCGTTGGTTCACCAGTGGGCACCCGCTCACCGGGCTCGACCCGCGGCGCCTGGGTGTCGAACACATCGCCGGGCAAACGACGTCCCGCCATGCGGACAAGCACGCTGACAAGGTGGAGGTCTGA
- a CDS encoding DUF349 domain-containing protein, with protein sequence MTEQTPTPGPAPAEHFGRVGEDGTVYLRLPDGTEREVGQYAAGTPEEALHYYAARYNDLSQSLELTATRLADNKCSPRDAQAVAGKARHALEEPAFVGDIALLMARIGQLEVLANIRQQILEEERKQAREQAQQAREAIVTEAEQLSTSTSWKQTGERFRELVEQWKALPKPSVEQRTDTDALWERFRTARRTFDKARKVHRDEQDRRRAAAIAAKTDLAEKAEALADSTDWPTTAAAFRDLMEQWKKAGFAGKKDDDALWQRFRGAQETFFSARKETFNTRDNEQKQNLARKRDLLTRAEALLPVTDAKATRRTFREIQGQWADIGHVPRPDKPKLDKRLRAVDDAIRAAETAAWRRTNPEIRDRAQGLVDAYRASVTKLEAALAAAQESGDTAKIADAEHSLAQQRLMLESAEQSLSTL encoded by the coding sequence ATGACCGAGCAGACACCCACCCCCGGCCCCGCGCCGGCTGAGCACTTCGGCCGCGTCGGTGAGGACGGCACGGTGTACCTGCGACTGCCCGACGGCACCGAGCGCGAGGTCGGCCAGTACGCGGCGGGCACCCCGGAAGAGGCACTGCACTACTACGCGGCCAGGTACAACGACCTCTCCCAGTCATTGGAACTGACCGCCACCCGCCTGGCCGACAACAAGTGCTCCCCGCGCGACGCGCAGGCCGTGGCCGGGAAGGCCCGGCACGCACTGGAGGAACCTGCCTTCGTCGGCGACATCGCGTTGCTGATGGCGCGCATCGGTCAGCTGGAGGTACTGGCGAACATCCGCCAGCAGATCCTCGAAGAGGAGCGCAAACAGGCCCGCGAGCAGGCCCAGCAGGCCCGCGAGGCGATCGTCACCGAGGCCGAGCAACTGAGCACCTCGACGTCGTGGAAGCAGACCGGTGAGCGGTTCCGCGAACTGGTGGAGCAGTGGAAGGCCCTGCCCAAACCGTCCGTCGAGCAGCGCACGGACACCGATGCCCTCTGGGAGCGGTTCCGCACGGCCCGGCGCACGTTCGACAAGGCCCGCAAGGTGCACCGCGATGAGCAGGACCGCCGGCGAGCGGCCGCGATCGCGGCGAAGACCGACTTGGCAGAGAAGGCGGAGGCGCTGGCCGATTCCACGGATTGGCCGACCACCGCCGCGGCGTTCCGCGATCTCATGGAGCAATGGAAGAAGGCCGGGTTCGCCGGCAAGAAGGACGACGACGCGCTGTGGCAGCGGTTCCGCGGCGCCCAGGAGACGTTCTTCAGCGCTCGCAAGGAGACCTTCAACACCCGCGACAACGAACAGAAGCAGAACCTCGCGCGGAAGCGGGACCTTCTGACCCGTGCCGAGGCGCTGCTGCCGGTGACTGACGCCAAAGCCACGCGGCGCACGTTCCGGGAGATCCAGGGTCAATGGGCCGACATCGGCCACGTGCCCCGACCCGACAAGCCGAAACTGGACAAGCGCCTACGTGCTGTCGATGACGCGATCCGCGCTGCCGAGACGGCGGCGTGGCGGCGAACCAACCCGGAGATCCGCGACCGCGCGCAGGGGCTCGTCGACGCCTACCGGGCGTCGGTGACCAAGTTGGAGGCGGCTCTGGCCGCGGCACAGGAGAGCGGGGATACTGCCAAGATCGCCGACGCCGAGCACAGCCTCGCCCAGCAGCGCCTCATGCTCGAGTCGGCAGAGCAAAGTCTCTCCACGCTGTAG
- the pdxT gene encoding pyridoxal 5'-phosphate synthase glutaminase subunit PdxT, whose amino-acid sequence MVTPRVGVLALQGDFREHLRMLDDCGADAVKVRTAADLAAVDALVIPGGESTTIGMLIQRNDLEGPLRQAIAGGLPVLGTCAGMILLASEVLDGRPDQLALGAIDMTVRRNAFGRQVDSFESPVVVPSLPGPPITAVFIRAPWVERVGTSVGVLGTVSLDDGSVRIVAVRQGNAMATAFHPEVTDDVRFHALLVDMVQEDA is encoded by the coding sequence CTGGTGACCCCACGGGTAGGCGTTCTCGCGCTACAGGGTGACTTCCGCGAGCATCTGCGGATGCTGGACGACTGCGGTGCCGATGCGGTCAAGGTGCGCACCGCCGCGGATCTGGCCGCAGTCGACGCACTTGTCATCCCGGGCGGGGAGTCCACGACCATCGGGATGCTCATCCAGCGCAACGATCTCGAGGGCCCGCTGCGGCAGGCCATCGCCGGCGGACTACCGGTCCTGGGCACGTGCGCGGGCATGATTCTGCTGGCCAGCGAGGTACTCGACGGCCGGCCCGACCAGTTGGCGCTCGGCGCCATCGACATGACCGTCCGCCGAAACGCCTTCGGCCGGCAGGTCGATTCCTTCGAGTCCCCGGTGGTGGTGCCATCGTTGCCCGGGCCGCCGATCACGGCGGTCTTCATCCGCGCGCCGTGGGTGGAACGGGTGGGAACCTCGGTCGGCGTCCTCGGCACCGTCTCGCTGGACGACGGCTCGGTTAGAATCGTCGCGGTCCGACAGGGCAATGCCATGGCCACCGCGTTCCACCCCGAGGTGACCGACGACGTTCGATTCCACGCATTGCTGGTGGACATGGTTCAGGAGGATGCATGA
- the pdxS gene encoding pyridoxal 5'-phosphate synthase lyase subunit PdxS translates to MSDPTHVTGSARVKRGMAEMLKGGVIMDVVTAEQAKIAEDAGAVAVMALERVPADIRSQGGVARMSDPDLIDGIIEAVSIPVMAKARIGHFVEAQILQSLGVDYVDESEVLTPADYAHHIDKWAFTVPFVCGATNLGEALRRITEGAAMIRSKGEAGTGDVSNATTHMRTIRDEMKRLTSLPEDELYVAAKELQAPYELVAEVARAGKLPVVMFTAGGIATPADAAMMMQLGAEGVFVGSGIFKSGNPAQRAAAIVAATTHYDDPDILAKVSRGLGEAMVGINVEEIPEPHRLAERGW, encoded by the coding sequence ATGAGTGATCCCACGCACGTGACCGGTTCTGCCCGCGTCAAGCGAGGCATGGCCGAGATGCTCAAGGGCGGCGTGATCATGGACGTGGTGACCGCCGAGCAGGCCAAGATCGCTGAGGACGCAGGTGCCGTGGCCGTGATGGCCCTTGAGCGGGTGCCTGCGGACATCCGCTCCCAGGGTGGCGTGGCACGCATGAGCGACCCGGACCTGATCGACGGCATCATCGAGGCGGTGTCCATCCCCGTGATGGCCAAGGCCCGGATCGGGCACTTCGTGGAGGCGCAGATCCTGCAGTCCCTCGGCGTCGACTACGTCGACGAGTCCGAGGTCCTGACCCCCGCGGACTACGCGCACCACATCGACAAGTGGGCTTTCACAGTGCCGTTCGTGTGCGGCGCGACGAACCTTGGCGAGGCCCTGCGCCGCATCACCGAGGGGGCGGCGATGATCCGCAGCAAGGGTGAGGCCGGCACCGGCGACGTGTCCAACGCCACCACCCACATGCGCACGATCCGCGACGAGATGAAGCGCCTGACGAGTCTGCCCGAGGACGAGCTGTACGTGGCTGCCAAGGAACTGCAGGCGCCCTACGAACTGGTCGCCGAGGTGGCCCGCGCCGGTAAACTGCCCGTGGTGATGTTCACCGCCGGTGGCATCGCGACCCCGGCGGACGCGGCGATGATGATGCAACTCGGCGCGGAGGGCGTCTTCGTCGGCAGCGGCATCTTCAAGTCGGGCAACCCCGCGCAACGGGCTGCGGCCATCGTGGCGGCGACGACCCACTACGACGACCCCGACATCCTGGCCAAGGTGTCGCGCGGGCTCGGCGAGGCGATGGTCGGGATCAACGTCGAGGAGATCCCGGAACCGCACCGCTTGGCCGAACGCGGCTGGTGA
- a CDS encoding YebC/PmpR family DNA-binding transcriptional regulator produces the protein MSGHSKWATTKHKKAAIDAKRGKLFAKLIKNIEVAARTGGGDPEGNPTLYDAIQKARKNSVPMDNIDRAIKRGSGAESGAADWETIMYEGYGPNGVAVLIECLTDNRNRAAGEVRVAMSRNGGSMADPGSVSYLFTRKGVVMVPAAGLGEDDVLTAVLDAGAEEVNDLDGEFEVISEPGDLVAVRTALQDAGLDYDSAEVQFVPSVTVPLEADGAGKIFRLLEALEDSDDVQNVYANFDVSDEVMAQIDA, from the coding sequence ATGAGCGGCCATTCCAAGTGGGCGACGACGAAGCACAAGAAGGCGGCGATCGACGCCAAGCGCGGCAAACTCTTCGCCAAGCTCATCAAGAACATCGAGGTGGCTGCCCGCACTGGTGGCGGCGACCCGGAAGGCAACCCCACGCTGTACGACGCCATCCAGAAGGCGCGGAAGAACTCCGTCCCGATGGACAACATCGACCGGGCGATCAAGCGCGGCTCCGGCGCGGAGTCGGGGGCAGCGGACTGGGAGACGATCATGTACGAGGGGTACGGGCCGAACGGGGTGGCCGTGCTCATCGAGTGCCTGACCGACAACCGCAACCGTGCCGCCGGTGAGGTCCGGGTCGCGATGAGCCGCAACGGTGGTTCGATGGCCGACCCCGGGTCGGTGTCGTACTTGTTCACCCGCAAGGGCGTGGTGATGGTGCCCGCCGCCGGTCTCGGCGAGGACGATGTGCTGACCGCGGTGCTCGACGCCGGGGCGGAGGAGGTCAACGACCTCGACGGAGAGTTCGAGGTGATCAGCGAACCGGGTGACCTGGTCGCGGTGCGCACCGCGCTGCAGGACGCGGGCCTGGACTACGACTCGGCCGAGGTCCAGTTCGTCCCCAGTGTGACTGTCCCGCTGGAGGCAGACGGCGCGGGGAAGATCTTCCGGCTGCTCGAGGCGCTCGAGGACAGCGACGATGTGCAGAACGTGTACGCGAACTTCGACGTGTCCGACGAGGTCATGGCCCAGATCGACGCCTGA
- the ruvA gene encoding Holliday junction branch migration protein RuvA produces the protein MIASVRGRVLHRGTDELVVDVGGVGLSVLVTPRTAASADVGQEFLLTTALVVPEDSPTLYGFAGAGEREVFHTVQTVSGIGPRLAMTMLATLSADQIRAAIEAEDVGALMAVSGLGRKTAQRIIVDLKDKLGVPTSAIPVSAGGQTTWRVQVTGALTGLGWSAVQAQQAVSTVAALPDAADLPVPEALRLALQVLDHTPAVTP, from the coding sequence GTGATCGCGTCAGTGCGCGGCCGTGTCCTGCACCGCGGCACCGACGAACTCGTCGTCGACGTCGGAGGTGTGGGCCTGTCCGTGCTCGTCACACCTCGGACCGCCGCGTCCGCGGATGTGGGGCAGGAATTCCTGTTGACCACCGCGCTCGTGGTCCCCGAGGACAGCCCCACGCTGTACGGATTCGCCGGTGCTGGTGAGCGGGAGGTGTTCCACACGGTGCAGACGGTGTCCGGTATCGGACCACGTTTGGCCATGACGATGCTCGCGACCTTGTCCGCGGACCAGATCCGGGCTGCCATCGAGGCCGAGGACGTCGGCGCGCTGATGGCCGTGTCCGGGCTGGGGCGCAAGACCGCCCAGCGCATCATCGTGGACCTCAAGGACAAGCTCGGCGTGCCCACGAGTGCGATCCCGGTGAGCGCCGGTGGGCAGACCACGTGGCGGGTGCAGGTCACCGGAGCACTCACCGGTCTGGGGTGGTCGGCAGTTCAGGCCCAGCAAGCGGTCTCCACGGTCGCGGCTCTTCCCGATGCCGCCGACCTGCCGGTCCCCGAGGCTCTGCGGCTGGCGCTGCAGGTGCTCGACCACACTCCCGCGGTGACACCATGA
- the ruvC gene encoding crossover junction endodeoxyribonuclease RuvC, which yields MRVLAVDPGLTRCGVAVVELRPDGRTRALLAEVVRTDPDQAHAARLQQVFDAVREHLHTSGAEVLVVERVFSQHNVRSAMGTAQAAAVCMLAANQLGLPVHQHTPTEVKAAVTGSGRADKAQVAFMVARILGLGEVPKPADVTDALALAVCHIWRSRTRAGVGV from the coding sequence GTGCGCGTATTGGCCGTTGACCCCGGGCTGACCCGGTGTGGTGTCGCCGTCGTCGAGTTGCGCCCGGACGGCCGCACTCGCGCGCTGCTGGCCGAAGTGGTGCGCACCGATCCCGACCAGGCGCATGCCGCCCGCCTGCAGCAGGTCTTCGACGCGGTGCGCGAGCACCTGCATACCAGCGGAGCCGAGGTTCTCGTCGTCGAGCGGGTGTTCAGCCAGCACAACGTGCGCTCGGCAATGGGCACCGCGCAAGCAGCCGCCGTCTGCATGCTGGCCGCCAACCAGTTGGGACTGCCCGTCCATCAGCACACCCCGACCGAGGTCAAGGCGGCCGTGACCGGCTCGGGGCGTGCCGACAAGGCTCAGGTCGCGTTCATGGTGGCCAGGATCCTCGGGCTGGGGGAGGTACCCAAACCGGCCGACGTCACCGATGCGCTGGCGCTGGCGGTGTGCCACATCTGGCGCTCCCGGACCCGCGCGGGGGTGGGCGTGTGA
- a CDS encoding preprotein translocase subunit YajC, with protein sequence MELLILALPVVFLIAVWIFTIRPIRQRQREALAAQQAVHEGARIMTTAGIYGTVAWLDEENMGLEVSDGWSLKYARAAVATVLNDEG encoded by the coding sequence GTGGAATTGCTCATCCTTGCACTGCCGGTGGTGTTCCTCATCGCTGTGTGGATCTTCACGATCCGGCCCATCCGCCAGCGGCAACGGGAGGCTCTCGCGGCCCAGCAGGCGGTCCATGAGGGTGCCCGGATCATGACCACCGCGGGCATCTACGGCACGGTGGCCTGGTTGGACGAGGAGAACATGGGCCTCGAGGTCAGCGACGGGTGGTCTCTGAAGTACGCACGCGCCGCAGTGGCGACCGTGCTGAACGACGAAGGGTAA